One genomic window of Pecten maximus chromosome 3, xPecMax1.1, whole genome shotgun sequence includes the following:
- the LOC117324626 gene encoding sialidase-like, which translates to MKVNDRFTRQIDSTANDRFTRQIDSTANLSERKANDRFTRQIDSTANQSERKANDRFTRQIDSTANQSERKTNDRFTGQIDSTANDRFTLQIDSTANDRFTRQIDSTANLSERKVNDMFTHQIDNTANQSERKTNDRFTRQIDSTANLSERKTNDRFTRQIDSTANDRFTRQIDSKANLSQRKTNDRFTRQIDNTANQSERKTNDRFTRQIDSTANLSERKTNDRFTRQIDSTANDRFTRQIDSKANDRFTRQIDSTANDMFTRQIDNTANLSERKTNDRFTRQIDSTANLSERKTNDRFTRQIDSTANDRFTRQIDSKANDRFTRQIHSTANLSERKTNDRFTRQIDSTANQSERKTNDRFTRQIDSTANDRFTRQIDSTANLSEMKVNDRFTRQIDSTANDRFTRQIDSTANQSDRKANDRFTRQIDSTANQCDRKTNDRFTRQIDSTANQS; encoded by the coding sequence ATGAAGGTTAACGACAGGTTTACTCGtcagatagacagtacagctaACGACAGGTTTACTCGtcagatagacagtacagctaACCTGTCTGAGAGGAAGGCTAACGACAGGTTTACTCGtcagatagacagtacagctaACCAGTCTGAGAGGAAGGCTAACGACAGGTTTACTCGtcagatagacagtacagctaACCAGTCTGAGAGGAAGACTAACGACAGGTTTACTGGtcagatagacagtacagctaATGACAGGTTTACTCTtcagatagacagtacagctaATGACAGGTTTACTCGtcagatagacagtacagctaACCTGTCTGAGAGGAAGGTTAATGACATGTTTACTCATCAGATAGACAATACAGCTAACCAGTCTGAGAGGAAGACTAACGACAGGTTTACTCGtcagatagacagtacagctaACCTGTCTGAGAGGAAGACTAACGACAGGTTTACTCGtcagatagacagtacagctaACGACAGGTTTACTCGTCAGATAGACAGTAAAGCTAACCTGTCTCAGAGGAAGACTAACGACAGGTTTACTCGTCAGATAGACAATACAGCTAACCAGTCTGAGAGGAAGACTAACGACAGGTTTACTCGtcagatagacagtacagctaACCTGTCTGAGAGGAAGACTAACGACAGGTTTACTCGtcagatagacagtacagctaACGACAGGTTTACTCGTCAGATAGACAGTAAAGCTAATGACAGGTTTACTCGtcagatagacagtacagctaACGACATGTTTACTCGTCAGATAGACAATACAGCTAACCTGTCTGAGAGGAAGACTAACGACAGGTTTACTCGtcagatagacagtacagctaACCTGTCTGAGAGGAAGACTAACGACAGGTTTACTCGtcagatagacagtacagctaACGACAGGTTTACTCGTCAGATAGACAGTAAAGCTAATGACAGGTTTACTCGTCAGATACACAGTACAGCTAACCTGTCTGAGAGGAAGACTAACGACAGGTTTACTCGtcagatagacagtacagctaACCAGTCTGAGAGGAAGACTAACGACAGGTTTACTCGtcagatagacagtacagctaACGACAGGTTTACTCGtcagatagacagtacagctaACCTGTCTGAGATGAAGGTTAACGACAGGTTTACTCGtcagatagacagtacagctaACGACAGGTTTACTCGtcagatagacagtacagctaACCAGTCTGACAGGAAGGCTAACGACAGGTTTACTCGtcagatagacagtacagctaACCAGTGTGACAGGAAGACTAACGACAGGTTTACTCGtcagatagacagtacagctaACCAGTCTTAG